The following DNA comes from Rhinolophus sinicus isolate RSC01 linkage group LG06, ASM3656204v1, whole genome shotgun sequence.
CCCTCACTGCAGTTTCACCTACATACCTGCCAGTCCAGGGAGCCAGACCCAGCCATGCCCAGCCAGGCTGGAGAGAAGGCGTGGGCCAGGAGAGAAGAGCCGCAGGTGTTTGCTCGGCATAGGTGCCCGGGGAAGTCCGCCCGCCCGCCTGCCCACCTGCTCACTGGTTTACCTCATTGGCTCAGAAAGCCCCACCCAGCAGGCGAGTAAGGAACAAAAGCTGCCTTTGGGAGGCCCTCCGGCAGACAGACAAGCCCAAGGACCAGAGAGCACCTGCTGGACCCAAGAAAGGTGAGGACCAAACTGGGCAAGAAGCTGGGCTGGGAAGCAGGAACTGGCAGAGCTGAGGATCCCAGGGAACCTCAGGCTGTGGGCCAGGCTTCAGGAAGAAGCAGAGGGAACTGAGGACCCCTGGAGCAACTCCAGGGAAGCCCCAAGGAGGGGAAGGAATGTCCTGCCAGACCAAAGGGAGGACAGAGGACCAGCGAAGAGATGAGGAGGGATCAGAAAGAAGTGGAGTATCAATTTGGCTTAGCAAACATAGTGTGTGTTCACTGGGCCAGGTCCAATGCCAAGTCCCAAGGAAACAGACGATAAGATACAGAGGCTGCCATCCAGTAGCTGGCAGTCGGGCACAGAAGACAAGTCTACAAACCATTCAAATATTGGTGATGCAtgaaagaaggaggaaggtgCTCAGAAAATGTCCCAGGAGCATGAGGTCTGAAGATGCTGAGATCCGAGTCAGGGACAGAGGAGGGGCAGGGTCAGAGACGGAACATGATGGCACTCCAGATAAGTGGGTGTGGCGGATGGAGCACACAGGACAGGGGTCTGAATAGAAATAATGGGAGATTTGACTAGCAAACAGCCGCTGAGCAAATGAAACAAGGATGTCCCTGAAAGAAAAGGTGAATGGTGGGGGAAGGACAATGCCAGAATCCTGCCTCTATCCCTTCCCTCGACCCTCCCTAAAGCTGGAATGGTTGGAATTCCAGAGGAAACAACTGTGATCAGGACAGTCAGTCCTGGGCCCCACACCCATGGTGGGGTAGGGAGGGTGGTAGGATGATGCCAAGCCACATGGTTCCAAAGTTTGGGAGGGAAAGTCAGGGCAGGGATGTCCAGGAGCCAGAAAAGAGGAATGAGGATGGATATCACTCGGGAGTCTGCCCAAGAGGCTGATAGGAAAGCACCCAGCTCAGTGCCGGACTCATGTTGGCGCTCAGTAAAAGTTGGAGGAAACTGGAGGATAAAGATACAGGCCCCTCCCCTCCTACCCTGGTCCAGCCCTGGCAGCTAATGGGAGAGAGGACCATCCAACCCACaccttcttgctctctctttagAAGTCGGGTGACCCGCAGGGCTGAAGCTTGAGGTCAAAGAGGTTGTCAGGCACGCTCATGCAGGACCCTTATCTTTCACATGTGTCTATTACTTTATAGAATAAAATAGTCCCAGATTTTGCAACTGGAAGACAGAAGTTCAAGACCAGCTCTGCTACTTCCAAGCTGTGGAGCCTTGGGCAGGTGCCCCTCTAGGCCTTAGCTTACCcccctgtgaaatggggataatggcaATCCCTACCCCACCAAGTCATTTCGAGTGAGGACATGATGATGACGCAGTGGTTTTGACACGGCATTGCCAATCGCACCTTTAATAAAGGACACCCATCCCCAGGCTTGGCCAGGCCTGAGTGGGTGCACACGGGTGTAGACTGCCCACGTGAGGAAGCATCAGCATGAACTGGTCGTTCCTTCAGGGCGTTCTCAGCGGAGTCAACAAGTACTCCACGGCAGTGGGCCGCATCTGGCTGTCGGTGGTGTTCATCTTCCGCGTGCTGGTGTACGTGGTGGCCGCGGAGGACGTGTGGGACGACGAGCAGAAGGACTTCGTCTGCAACACCATGCAGCCGGGCTGCACCAATGTGTGCTATGACGAGTTCTTCCCCGTGTCCCACGTGCGCCTCTGGGCCCTGCAGCTCATCCTGGTCACGTGCCCCTCGCTGCTCGTGGTCATGCACGTGGCCTACCGGGAAGAGCGCGAGCGGAGGCACCGTCGAAAGCACGGGCCCAACGCCCAGTCCCTGTATGACAACCCTAGCAAGAAGCGGGGCGGACTCTGGTGGACGTACTTGCTGAGTCTCGTCTTCAAGGCCGCCGTGGACTCGGGCTTCCTCTACATCTTCCACCGCCTCTACCATGGGCACTACGACATGCCCCGCGTGGTGGCCTGCTCCGAGTCGCCTTGCCCCCACACTGTGGACTGCTACATCTCCCGACCCACAGAGAAGACGGTCTTCATCTACTTCATGGTGGTCATAGCTGTGATATGCATCCTGCTCAACCTCACCGAGGTCACCTACCTGGTGGGCAAGAGGTGCCTGGAGACCTTCGGCCGCAGGCGCCGGCAGTCTCGGCGCCAGAGTCACCTGCCTGATACGTGCCCACCCTATGTCCTCTCCAAGGGAGAGCACCCCCCAAATGGGAACTCGGACCTCATGAAGGCGGGCTCAACTGAGGTGGATACAGGTGGGTATCCATAACCTGTGACGTTGGCAGCTGGGACTACCAGGTCCCCCACCTCCCTAAGGCAATGGCAGGGCAGTGGCCTCTTTTCTGCAGCAGGGTATGTGAGGAAGGTGCTTGTGGGGCTCACAAAGCCCACCCAGGGGTCAGTACTGGGGGCAGTTCTATCTCAGGGTCCTGAGCCCAGGAGAGAGGTTAATGGCTGGTGGGGATTTTATATATGGTAATATGTTGTATAATATTAAGGTCAAAACCcttaataaatatgattttctCAGTACCTTGCAGACCAAGAGGGAGTGATGAGTAGGAAAGCAGGGGGTTCATGATGGACCTCAGAGAGGAGGCCAGGACCACTCAGTGGGCATCTGAGCCCCAGCACCTCAGATCCAGGTTCACTCATCATGTACACCACACACACGGAGTGTGCCAGAGTGTTTCCCTAGGATGTGGCAGAGAATACTCAAAGGCAGAGGCTGCTCCAAGGGTCTCTGGACTCTGCGACCAGCTGGCCAAGGCAGGAGAGGGACCCCAGGAGACCCTGTGCTCAGGATAAGTCGGTTCTCAGCAAGTGGCCCTCAGATGAATGTGTGGCCCAGGAGGCCTCTGCCTCCCCCATTCAGGCCTCCCTAGCCCTGCCCAGCATAGGTCTCGGGTGGGTGAGTCTCCTCTGAGGATGGGAGGGGAAGGcacagtggggggtggggcggtACTGAGAGCAAGTCCAGGATGAGAGTCTTCCAGGCTGTCTAGGTGCTATATCCCCACAGGCCAGGGATCCACTGAGAGCATCTGAGCCCTCATGGATCTTCCAATCTGAGGAATTTCCCTTTCCTTTACCAGATACACATTTCCTCatcttcccccactcccaccctacCACTCAGACCTTGGCAACTCCCAAAACCCCACCTCCAGCCTGGACCTGCCTGAGTCCCAGAGCCCCCACCAACTGCCCACAGGACAACCCTCCAGGAGGTCCCAGGCATCTCCCACTCAGCAACTCCCAAACCTGCCTTCCTCACAGATCACGCCCCACCTGACGAATGGCACTGCCATTCAGCCAGTTGTACAAGCCAGGAGCTGGCCCGACATCCtcatcccctccccctttcccagcCCCTCATACCCCACATCCCAATACAGCACCAAATCCCACTAATTCCAGCCCCTTACATGCCTCCTGAGTctgcccttcctctcccaccccacagTCTTAACCTCTCACTgggcccctcccacctgccctccaCTAAGGGGACAAAGTGGAGTTTTTTATGTATATGAATCTGACGATATTGTTCCTTCTGCATTAAAACTTCTTCCACCATCACAGCCCACACTGCCCTAAACCTGGTCCCCGTTGACCTCCCCAACCTCACcccctgcttcctccttccttgTACCCACCAATAATACCAAAGGGCTCATGGTTCCCCAACCAGACACATCATGCTGGGTCGTGCCTCGTGCCTTCACAGATGCTGGTCCttttgcctggaatgcccttcctccctcctctgggaCTCTTCCTAGACCCTTCCTAGAATCCCAGGGACAGCCTTAACCACCTTTTCCGTGCGCCAGCCTAGCTCATGCCTTTGTTATTCTCCCTGAATTGGGGCAGTGGGTTCTCCCCATCAGTCTGTGAGCCCTTCAAAGACAGGGCAGGGCAAGATGCTGAGTCATCCAGGCCTGGTTGCCTTCAATCAATGTTTGTTAACTGAGTAAATGGGCTGTGAGCTGCTTGTCTTGTTGACCTGAATCCTCCCCCACACTTCAGCCCAGGGAATTCAACaaagtgttttccttttgtttattcgTATGTTTTGTGGTTATTGTTTTTACTAAGTCTAGCAGTAAAGGTCTtatttataggtgaggaaactttGGCCTAGAGAGGGGAGGGGCCTTCTAAGCCCACACAGATGGGCTGAGTCTGTGGGGGCTCTGGCCCCCGTGGTCCATGAAGAGGCTCCATGTCCACCCCTGATTATGGGACAAGATCAGAGTGTCACCCCGTGTTAGGCCAGGATCCCTAGAAACAACCAGCAGCAGGAATTTGTGTGCATTTGAAGGAAGGAGCAAGAAGCAAGATAGGGAATGGGCAGAGCTGAGCAGGGTGTGGGCTCAGGGAAACAGCGTTAGCCTGAGctctgtggggagaggggcttTGGATCACAAACCAGCCCTAGAGCTGTCCCTGCTGGAGGCAAGGTCCTCAGGCACTGGAACTCCCATATCAGTCATTGGTTTCAGGCCACCTCCAGGACAGGAGGGCTGGCAGGAGGGGGTTGGTGGCTCCCACTCAGTCCAGATCAATTCTCCAGGGGCAGCCATAAGCCATTCACAGCAGCTGGAGAATGAGTGTCCCTCAGTAAAGGGGACGTGGGTAGGGCACCAATACCATCTACTGAACTCCAGGAATCAAGGGCAACTCTACCTCCAATCCAGACCAGAGCTGTGACCACCCAATCCCGGAGAACAGGATGGCACTTTCAACCAGTTCAGAATCAGATGACTCCGTACTTCTCAGACCGAGATAGCTCCTACATGCAGGCCAGTGGACGAGCCACAGTCAGCTCCCTCTGAGGTTCTAGACTCCCCATTCCAGGGGCTGCGGCTGGGCCGACATATGGTGAGAGCATCCTAGGACCTGACTATTCCCACGGCAGTCCTTTTCATGGGTGCTGTACCCAGAGGTCTCCAGTCCTTAAGCCAGACGAAGACCGAACACTGACTAGCCTGAGGGCCCCCGGTCATCCCTTATCCTCAGTTCTGCCCACACTCTCAAGACCCCCATATTGCCCTCATTACCACCTTCAGACCTTTCCACTTCCACCTTCTTGAAACGTCTTTGCTTTGCTTAGGCCCCTGCCGTCTTTCTCTTCCACTGCCCCACCTGCATTGCTGCCACCTACTTCTCTTCATTCATTAAAGACTTAAGCACATGACTCAGGATCTTCTGGTATTCTGTCACAGCCCAGGGCCACCGGGACCACCTGTGTATCACTCTGTCCTTTTCATTCCATGCCCTCCTCATCTCTCATGACCTCCTCCTCCACTCCATTTAGCTATCCACTCACAGAACCACACCCCAGACTTTGTCTTCACCCAGAACTGCTCCACATCTAGAATCTTCCATTTGCTtcaagttaataaatatttattgttcacATTTATGTGATCAGCCCCCTGCTAGGATTCATCTGGGAAGCATCAGACAGTCCCTgatctcatggagcttacattctatgAAGAGGAAAGCTGCTAAACTCATGACATGCTGGGGAAGCATAGCGTGCTGGGGTAAGAAGAATGTTGGATCCAACATCCAGGCATCCAGAAAAAGGTTCCCTGAGACTTCTGAAGGGGACACCTAGAGAAAGGAGGATTTTCCCAAGCAAAGTGGAAAGGGGATTGTAGGCCGAGAGGATAGCATAAGAAAGGCCTAGAAAGTGAGAGCAAACCCGGTGAGGGGTCAGACTGAAGTAGGCAGGGGCGGGGTTATGCAGTGCTTTCTTTATAAAGCCCTGTTAATTATTTTGGACTTTATCCTAAGGACAATGAAAAGTCACTGGAGAGACTTAGCACAGAAGTGACATGATCTAATTTGTCTCTAGTTACAAGGCAGAGGAGCGAGAGCAGTGCTAACTGTTTGGAACCTGACACTAATAGTCCAAATGAGCAATAGCCATGGCCTAAACTCTGGTGTGCGcagtggagatggaaagaagtaGCTGGATT
Coding sequences within:
- the GJB4 gene encoding gap junction beta-4 protein; translated protein: MNWSFLQGVLSGVNKYSTAVGRIWLSVVFIFRVLVYVVAAEDVWDDEQKDFVCNTMQPGCTNVCYDEFFPVSHVRLWALQLILVTCPSLLVVMHVAYREERERRHRRKHGPNAQSLYDNPSKKRGGLWWTYLLSLVFKAAVDSGFLYIFHRLYHGHYDMPRVVACSESPCPHTVDCYISRPTEKTVFIYFMVVIAVICILLNLTEVTYLVGKRCLETFGRRRRQSRRQSHLPDTCPPYVLSKGEHPPNGNSDLMKAGSTEVDTGGYP